The following are encoded in a window of Panicum virgatum strain AP13 chromosome 5N, P.virgatum_v5, whole genome shotgun sequence genomic DNA:
- the LOC120672211 gene encoding uncharacterized protein LOC120672211 encodes MAAAVWALLVVAAALAAGGRGAAGATAAAEAANAVLRAHQLPGGLLPQWITAFRHDAATGRFEAELGAPCIARFEVDLRYNATVAGVISSRQIASISGVAAKDLFMWFRVQDIRIDDSSAGVIIFNVGVVKKHFPRAVFDAPPPCTPDPLLRTTPQRLEDIDGVLTGGAASQ; translated from the exons ATGGCGGCCGCGGTGTGGGCGCTGCtggtcgtggcggcggcgctcgcggcgggggggcgcggggcggcgggggcgacggcggcggcggaggcggccaacGCGGTGCTGCGCGCGCACCAGCTCCCGGGCGGCCTGCTGCCCCAGTGGATCACGGCGTTCCGGCACGACGCCGCCACGGGCCGCTTCGAGGCCGAGCTGGGGGCGCCCTGCATCGCGCGATTCGAGGTCGACCTGCGCTACAACGCCACCGTGGCCGGGGTCATCAGCAGCCGCCAGATCGCCTCCATCTCCGGGGTCGCCGCCAAGGACCTCTTCATGTGGTTCCGCGTGCAGGACATCAGGATCGACGACTCCTCCGCCGGCGTCATCATCTTCAACGTCGGCGTCGTCAAGAAGCACTTCCCGCGCGCCGTcttcgacgcgccgccgccatgcacgCCCGACCCGCTCCTCCGCACCACACCGCAG CGGCTGGAGGACATCGACGGGGTGCTCACGGGCGGCGCCGCGTCGCAATGA
- the LOC120672208 gene encoding protein NRT1/ PTR FAMILY 2.13-like, whose protein sequence is MAAEEEGAKAMQIDCASASEPAVAARKKKPQGWKCMPFIIANETFEKAASFGVAANLTTYLVKRLNIGQLQATNVTNIFFATLNFTPLLGALISDSYLGRFKTLAYGCFATLLGTLGLTLTASLPALKPAVCNQTSQLGGHCDSPSTLQLGVLYLSLGLLTIGGGAIRPCSLPFGVDQFDQTDEKSRKGLNSYYNWYYTTSTAALVFSMTVIIYIQTNISWAIGFGIPTFFMFFAIIIFFAGARLYVHVSPEGSIFSGIAQVFVASFKKRRLNLPSSHDISEQELMLYNPPTTGRIFRLPLTSKFRFLNKGAIMLDGDINDDGSARNSWELCSIQQIEEVKCLIRIVPISFSGILCFVAMAQQYTFIIFQAFTMDCHLGPHFEIPAGSVSSISLIALTVFIPIYDQLMVPLARKLTGLEGGITLLQRQGVGLALSPISMVVAGLVEHKRRDSALSTGGISSMTVFWLAPQLVLIGIAEAFNAVGQIEFYNKQFPEHMQTLAGSLLFCSIAGASYVSTALVNITRKVTARNGNTSWLTDNINNGKLDYYYYLIAILGVLNLFYFLVCSHYYQYKDMSFHDEESIKTHAKEEAATEIEIEIVTSATSK, encoded by the exons ATGGCAGCCGAAGAGGAGGGAGCGAAGGCGATGCAGATCGACTGTGCCAGTGCGAGCGAGCCGGCGGTGgccgcgaggaagaagaagccgcAAGGGTGGAAGTGCATGCCCTTCATCATAG CAAACGAGACGTTCGAAAAGGCAGCCTCATTCGGAGTGGCAGCGAACCTGACAACGTACCTTGTGAAGCGCTTGAACAtcgggcaactccaggcgaccAACGTAACCAACATCTTCTTCGCCACGCTGAACTTCACACCATTGCTAGGTGCCTTGATCTCCGATTCCTACCTGGGAAGGTTCAAAACCCTAGCTTATGGGTGCTTCGCGACCCTCCTG GGGACACTGGGGCTGACTTTGACTGCGTCACTTCCTGCCCTCAAACCAGCGGTATGCAATCAAACATCCCAATTAGGTGGACACTGCGATAGTCCATCAACACTGCAGCTGGGAGTGCTATACCTTTCACTAGGGCTGCTAACTATTGGTGGTGGAGCAATACGGCCCTGCAGCTTACCTTTCGGAGTAGACCAATTTGATCAGACTGATGAAAAGAGTCGAAAGGGCCTAAATAGCTATTATAATTGGTACTATACCACAAGTACTGCTGCTCTGGTGTTCTCTATGACTGTTATCATCTACATCCAGACAAACATCAGCTGGGCAATAGGATTTGGCATACCCACATTCTTCATGTTCTTCGCAATTATCATCTTCTTCGCCGGTGCCAGACTTTATGTCCATGTATCACCAGAGGGAAGCATCTTCTCTGGAATTGCGCAAGTTTTTGTGGCATCATTTAAAAAGAGAAGACTCAATCTTCCATCTTCTCATGACATAAGCGAACAAGAGTTGATGCTCTACAACCCTCCCACAACGGGCCGCATTTTCAGACTGCCACTTACTTCAAAATTcag GTTCCTGAACAAAGGTGCAATTATGCTGGATGGTGATATAAACGATGACGGTTCTGCAAGAAACTCATGGGAACTCTGCAGTATCCAGCAAATAGAGGAAGTCAAATGTTTGATAAGAATTGTGCCTATTTCTTTTTCTGGCATCCTATGTTTTGTTGCAATGGCTCAACAATACACCTTTATAATATTTCAAGCGTTCACCATGGACTGTCACCTAGGGCCACACTTTGAAATTCCTGCAGGCTCTGTTTCATCCATCTCACTTATTGCCCTAACTGTGTTCATCCCCATTTACGACCAGCTTATGGTACCGCTTGCAAGAAAATTGACTGGGCTGGAAGGTGGAATTACACTCCTACAGAGACAGGGTGTAGGATTGGCGCTTTCTCCAATTTCTATGGTGGTAGCAGGACTTGTTGAGCATAAAAGGAGGGATTCAGCTTTGTCTACTGGAGGTATATCATCTATGACAGTTTTCTGGCTTGCACCCCAACTGGTTTTAATAGGTATTGCTGAGGCCTTCAACGCAGTTGGACAAATAGAATTCTACAATAAGCAGTTTCCAGAGCATATGCAAACCCTAGCAGGATCCCTATTGTTCTGTAGTATAGCTGGAGCAAGCTACGTGAGCACTGCGCTGGTAAACATCACAAGAAAGGTTACTGCCAGAAATGGTAACACAAGTTGGTTAACAGACAATATCAACAATGGCAAACTTGATTATTACTATTATCTTATTGCCATCCTGGGAGTACTGAATCTTTTCTACTTCCTTGTATGCTCTCActattatcaatataaggacatGTCATTCCATGATGAAGAGTCCATCAAAACCCATGCCAAGGAAGAAGCAGCTACAGAGATTGAGATCGAGATCGTCACAAGTGCAACAAGCAAATGA